One segment of Primulina tabacum isolate GXHZ01 chromosome 6, ASM2559414v2, whole genome shotgun sequence DNA contains the following:
- the LOC142549148 gene encoding HIPL1 protein-like isoform X1 encodes MGGGIRFIILLFLVLLQFLDISVALPLCTDSRAPYAPNYRGAFCAYNETTCCNYAKNMQLKQKLLSMNVSDTDCASLLKSILCARCDPFSAELFRIGSVPREVPVLCNSTVSQDSTQSVQSTNDFCSKVWNTCQNVSILNSPFSASLQGRAGLPTNSSSTKLTNLWRSQSDFCDALGGASDDGMACFAGEPVTLNSMGIPSPTNGMCLEKIGNGSYINMVAHPDGSNRAFFSNQQGVIWLATIPDEGSGGTLELETSPFLDLTDEVYFDTEFGLLGIAFHPKFMENGRLFASFSCDKANGPNCDGRCACNSDVNCDPSKLSPDSGAEPCRYQSVIAEFTVNGSASQPSTANRANPSEVRRIFTMGLPFTAHHGGQILFGPNDGYLYFMMGDGGGMADPYNFSQNKKSLLGKIMRFDIDKTPSSDEVNDLDLWGNYSIPVDNPYAKGKRLAKEIWAMGFRNPWRCSFDSIRPSYFLCADVGQDQYEEVDLITKEGNYGWRVYEGPYLFSPSQPPGGNTTPISIKAIFPVMGYNRSEVNTNEGSASITGGYFYRSTTDPCMYGKYLYADLYGGAIWAGSENPIDSGKFVSSRISFNCAQDTPINCSFSPESSLPALSYVFSFGEDNNKDVYLLTNSGVYRIVRASRCNYTCAKETTLPSPGPDSSPRSEAGFSREPYSTFVVLTSLLCLVFMNYYALL; translated from the exons ATGGGAGGAGGCATTCGTTTCATTATTCTTTTGTTCTTGGTCTTGCTGCAGTTTCTTGATATTTCCGTTGCTCTGCCTCTCTGTactgattcaa GAGCACCCTATGCTCCGAACTATCGTGGGGCGTTTTGTGCTTACAATGAAACCACATGCTGCAACTATGCTAAAAATATGCAATTGAAGCAGAAGCTTTTGTCGATGAATGTTTCGGATACTGACTGTGCTTCTCTTCTCAAATCAATCCTTTGTGCG AGGTGTGATCCATTTTCGGCTGAGCTATTTCGAATCGGTTCAGTTCCTCGTGAAGTtccagttctttgcaactccACTGTTTCACAAGATTCGACACAATCCGTCCAATCTACAAACGACTTTTGTTCGAAAGTATGGAACACTTGTCAAAATGTGTCTATTCTCAATTCACCCTTCTCTGCTTCGTTGCAAGGTCGAGCTGGATTACCCACAAACTCAAGTTCCACCAAATTGACCAATCTCTGGCGATCACAATCTGATTTCTGTGATGCCCTGGGTGGAGCATCTGATGATGGGATGGCTTGCTTTGCTGGTGAACCTGTCACTCTGAATAGTATGGGAATTCCGAGCCCTACAAACGGTATGTGCCTTGAGAAAATCGGAAACGGATCGTACATCAACATGGTTGCTCATCCTGATGGCTCCAACCGCGCCTTTTTCTCAAATCAACAAGGTGTCATTTGGTTGGCAACGATCCCAGACGAGGGCTCTGGGGGAACACTCGAGCTGGAAACCAGTCCCTTTCTTGACTTAACGGATGAAGTTTACTTTGATACTGAATTTGGATTGTTGGGAATCGCATTTCACCCAAAATTCATGGAAAATGGCCGGCTTTTTGCGTCGTTCAGCTGTGACAAAGCAAATGGGCCGAACTGTGATGGAAGATGTGCGTGTAATTCTGATGTGAATTGTGATCCCTCGAAACTAAGTCCCGACAGCGGTGCGGAACCTTGTCGCTATCAAAGCGTTATAGCAGAGTTCACTGTTAATGGCAGTGCTTCCCAGCCTTCAAcg GCAAATCGTGCTAACCCTTCTGAAGTTAGAAGGATATTTACAATGGGACTTCCATTTACAGCACACCATGGAGGCCAAATCCTTTTCGGACCCAATGATGGGTATTTGTACTTTATGATGGGAGATGGTGGGGGGATGGCCGATCCATATAATTTCTCTCAAAACAAGAAATCTTTGCTTGGGAAGATCATGAGGTTTGACATCGATAAAACACCGA GTTCTGATGAAGTTAATGACCTTGATCTGTGGGGAAACTATTCAATTCCAGTGGACAACCCATACGCTAAGGGTAAAAGAttagccaaagaaatttgggctATGGGATTCCGAAATCCTTGGCGTTGCAGTTTCGATTCTATAAGGCCTTCATACTTTTTATGTGCTGATGTTGGGCAG GATCAGTATGAAGAGGTAGATTTGATCACCAAAGAAGGGAATTACGGATGGCGTGTCTATGAGGGCCCTTACCTCTTTTCTCCTTCTCAGCCACCTGGCGGAAATACTACACCTATCTCAATAAAGGCAATTTTCCCTGTTATGGGATATAATCGCTCTGAGGTGAATACAAACGAAGGTTCAGCATCAATCACCGGTGGCTACTTCTACAGATCCACCACCGATCCTTGTATGTATGGAAA GTATCTGTATGCAGATCTTTACGGAGGTGCTATCTGGGCAGGCAGTGAAAATCCCATCGACAGCGGGAAATTTGTGAGTAGCAGGATCTCGTTCAATTGTGCCCAAGACACTCCTATAAACTGCAGTTTTTCTCCTGAAAGTTCACTCCCGGCATTGAGTTACGTATTTTCATTTGGCGAAGATAACAATAAGGATGTTTACCTCCTCACGAATAGTGGCGTTTATAGGATCGTTCGAGCAAGTCGTTGCAACTACACGTGCGCTAAGGAGACTACGTTGCCTTCACCAGGTCCTGATTCATCCCCTCGTTCGGAAGCAGGTTTTTCGAGAGAGCCATATTCGACTTTCGTTGTGTTGACCTCTTTGTTATGCCTGGTTTTTATGAACtattatgcattattatga
- the LOC142549148 gene encoding HIPL1 protein-like isoform X2, with amino-acid sequence MGGGIRFIILLFLVLLQFLDISVALPLCTDSRAPYAPNYRGAFCAYNETTCCNYAKNMQLKQKLLSMNVSDTDCASLLKSILCARCDPFSAELFRIGSVPREVPVLCNSTVSQDSTQSVQSTNDFCSKVWNTCQNVSILNSPFSASLQGRAGLPTNSSSTKLTNLWRSQSDFCDALGGASDDGMACFAGEPVTLNSMGIPSPTNGMCLEKIGNGSYINMVAHPDGSNRAFFSNQQGVIWLATIPDEGSGGTLELETSPFLDLTDEVYFDTEFGLLGIAFHPKFMENGRLFASFSCDKANGPNCDGRCACNSDVNCDPSKLSPDSGAEPCRYQSVIAEFTVNGSASQPSTANRANPSEVRRIFTMGLPFTAHHGGQILFGPNDGYLYFMMGDGGGMADPYNFSQNKKSLLGKIMRFDIDKTPSSDEVNDLDLWGNYSIPVDNPYAKGKRLAKEIWAMGFRNPWRCSFDSIRPSYFLCADVGQYEEVDLITKEGNYGWRVYEGPYLFSPSQPPGGNTTPISIKAIFPVMGYNRSEVNTNEGSASITGGYFYRSTTDPCMYGKYLYADLYGGAIWAGSENPIDSGKFVSSRISFNCAQDTPINCSFSPESSLPALSYVFSFGEDNNKDVYLLTNSGVYRIVRASRCNYTCAKETTLPSPGPDSSPRSEAGFSREPYSTFVVLTSLLCLVFMNYYALL; translated from the exons ATGGGAGGAGGCATTCGTTTCATTATTCTTTTGTTCTTGGTCTTGCTGCAGTTTCTTGATATTTCCGTTGCTCTGCCTCTCTGTactgattcaa GAGCACCCTATGCTCCGAACTATCGTGGGGCGTTTTGTGCTTACAATGAAACCACATGCTGCAACTATGCTAAAAATATGCAATTGAAGCAGAAGCTTTTGTCGATGAATGTTTCGGATACTGACTGTGCTTCTCTTCTCAAATCAATCCTTTGTGCG AGGTGTGATCCATTTTCGGCTGAGCTATTTCGAATCGGTTCAGTTCCTCGTGAAGTtccagttctttgcaactccACTGTTTCACAAGATTCGACACAATCCGTCCAATCTACAAACGACTTTTGTTCGAAAGTATGGAACACTTGTCAAAATGTGTCTATTCTCAATTCACCCTTCTCTGCTTCGTTGCAAGGTCGAGCTGGATTACCCACAAACTCAAGTTCCACCAAATTGACCAATCTCTGGCGATCACAATCTGATTTCTGTGATGCCCTGGGTGGAGCATCTGATGATGGGATGGCTTGCTTTGCTGGTGAACCTGTCACTCTGAATAGTATGGGAATTCCGAGCCCTACAAACGGTATGTGCCTTGAGAAAATCGGAAACGGATCGTACATCAACATGGTTGCTCATCCTGATGGCTCCAACCGCGCCTTTTTCTCAAATCAACAAGGTGTCATTTGGTTGGCAACGATCCCAGACGAGGGCTCTGGGGGAACACTCGAGCTGGAAACCAGTCCCTTTCTTGACTTAACGGATGAAGTTTACTTTGATACTGAATTTGGATTGTTGGGAATCGCATTTCACCCAAAATTCATGGAAAATGGCCGGCTTTTTGCGTCGTTCAGCTGTGACAAAGCAAATGGGCCGAACTGTGATGGAAGATGTGCGTGTAATTCTGATGTGAATTGTGATCCCTCGAAACTAAGTCCCGACAGCGGTGCGGAACCTTGTCGCTATCAAAGCGTTATAGCAGAGTTCACTGTTAATGGCAGTGCTTCCCAGCCTTCAAcg GCAAATCGTGCTAACCCTTCTGAAGTTAGAAGGATATTTACAATGGGACTTCCATTTACAGCACACCATGGAGGCCAAATCCTTTTCGGACCCAATGATGGGTATTTGTACTTTATGATGGGAGATGGTGGGGGGATGGCCGATCCATATAATTTCTCTCAAAACAAGAAATCTTTGCTTGGGAAGATCATGAGGTTTGACATCGATAAAACACCGA GTTCTGATGAAGTTAATGACCTTGATCTGTGGGGAAACTATTCAATTCCAGTGGACAACCCATACGCTAAGGGTAAAAGAttagccaaagaaatttgggctATGGGATTCCGAAATCCTTGGCGTTGCAGTTTCGATTCTATAAGGCCTTCATACTTTTTATGTGCTGATGTTGGGCAG TATGAAGAGGTAGATTTGATCACCAAAGAAGGGAATTACGGATGGCGTGTCTATGAGGGCCCTTACCTCTTTTCTCCTTCTCAGCCACCTGGCGGAAATACTACACCTATCTCAATAAAGGCAATTTTCCCTGTTATGGGATATAATCGCTCTGAGGTGAATACAAACGAAGGTTCAGCATCAATCACCGGTGGCTACTTCTACAGATCCACCACCGATCCTTGTATGTATGGAAA GTATCTGTATGCAGATCTTTACGGAGGTGCTATCTGGGCAGGCAGTGAAAATCCCATCGACAGCGGGAAATTTGTGAGTAGCAGGATCTCGTTCAATTGTGCCCAAGACACTCCTATAAACTGCAGTTTTTCTCCTGAAAGTTCACTCCCGGCATTGAGTTACGTATTTTCATTTGGCGAAGATAACAATAAGGATGTTTACCTCCTCACGAATAGTGGCGTTTATAGGATCGTTCGAGCAAGTCGTTGCAACTACACGTGCGCTAAGGAGACTACGTTGCCTTCACCAGGTCCTGATTCATCCCCTCGTTCGGAAGCAGGTTTTTCGAGAGAGCCATATTCGACTTTCGTTGTGTTGACCTCTTTGTTATGCCTGGTTTTTATGAACtattatgcattattatga